The Corallococcus exiguus genome includes a window with the following:
- the ddpX gene encoding D-alanyl-D-alanine dipeptidase encodes MRAAAGLTLSLALLGGSPVLAEDAKAAKPKPAAPKVELVDATTVIPDLVLDLRYATKDNFLKRQVYPDGARCLLLPDSVKRLTQAADALRPLGYRLKVFDCYRPRAVQYEMWKILPKPGYVADPRKGSNHNRGGAVDLTLVTKDGAEVEMPTPFDDFTPAAHHGYTGGTPASREHREVLRKAMEGAGFQRNRMEWWHYDLPGATKLPVLDVPFTPAE; translated from the coding sequence ATGCGCGCCGCGGCGGGCCTCACGCTGTCCCTGGCGCTGCTCGGAGGCTCCCCTGTCCTCGCAGAGGATGCGAAGGCCGCGAAGCCGAAGCCCGCCGCGCCGAAGGTGGAGCTGGTGGACGCGACCACCGTCATCCCGGACCTGGTGCTGGACCTGCGCTACGCGACGAAGGACAACTTCCTCAAGCGGCAGGTGTATCCGGATGGCGCGCGGTGTCTGTTGTTGCCGGACTCGGTGAAGCGCCTGACGCAGGCCGCGGACGCGCTGCGCCCCCTGGGCTACCGGCTGAAGGTGTTCGACTGCTACCGGCCGCGCGCGGTGCAGTACGAGATGTGGAAGATTTTGCCGAAGCCCGGCTACGTGGCGGACCCGCGCAAGGGCTCCAACCACAACCGGGGTGGGGCGGTGGACCTGACCCTGGTGACGAAGGACGGGGCGGAGGTGGAGATGCCCACCCCCTTCGACGACTTCACCCCCGCGGCGCACCACGGCTACACCGGAGGCACCCCCGCCTCGCGCGAACACCGCGAGGTGCTGCGCAAGGCCATGGAGGGCGCCGGCTTCCAGCGCAACCGGATGGAGTGGTGGCATTACGACCTGCCCGGCGCTACGAAATTGCCGGTGCTGGACGTGCCCTTCACCCCCGCGGAGTGA
- the queC gene encoding 7-cyano-7-deazaguanine synthase QueC, with product MAKRAVVLLSGGLDSTTCLAMAKADGFEPVCLSIAYGQRHSVELERAKKVAAIMGVRDVRVVTVDLRQVGGSALTDDIPVPKDRSEDDMSHDVPVTYVPARNALFLSMALGLAEVVGATDLYIGVNAVDYSGYPDCRPEFIRSFETMAQLATKAGVEGATFKVHAPLSGLTKAQIIQAGVKLGVDYGMTHSCYDPDAQGRACGRCDSCLLRAKGFQEAGVPDPTVYTDGVR from the coding sequence ATGGCGAAGCGTGCGGTGGTGCTCCTGTCCGGAGGCCTGGACTCAACGACGTGCCTGGCGATGGCGAAGGCGGACGGCTTCGAGCCGGTGTGCCTGTCCATCGCCTACGGACAGCGCCACTCGGTGGAGCTGGAGCGGGCGAAGAAGGTCGCGGCCATCATGGGCGTGCGCGACGTGCGCGTGGTGACGGTGGACCTGCGGCAGGTGGGCGGCTCCGCCCTCACGGATGACATCCCGGTGCCCAAGGACCGCTCGGAGGACGACATGTCCCACGACGTCCCCGTCACCTACGTGCCCGCGCGCAACGCGCTGTTCCTCTCCATGGCGCTGGGCCTGGCGGAGGTGGTGGGCGCCACGGACCTCTACATCGGCGTCAACGCGGTGGACTACAGCGGCTATCCGGACTGCCGCCCGGAGTTCATCCGCTCCTTCGAGACCATGGCCCAGCTGGCCACCAAGGCGGGCGTGGAGGGCGCGACCTTCAAGGTGCACGCGCCGCTCTCCGGCCTCACCAAGGCGCAGATCATCCAGGCCGGCGTGAAGCTGGGCGTGGACTACGGGATGACGCACTCCTGCTACGACCCGGACGCCCAGGGCCGGGCGTGTGGCCGCTGCGACAGCTGCCTCCTGCGCGCCAAGGGCTTCCAGGAAGCGGGAGTGCCGGACCCCACCGTGTACACGGACGGGGTGCGCTGA